A single genomic interval of bacterium harbors:
- a CDS encoding SWIB/MDM2 domain-containing protein, giving the protein MTEAKGLKVPVKLKPQLSALLGESELPRTEITKKLWDYIKANKLQTKTKNGKPENAGKFIVADDKLLPIFTNTKSTSKSGTVTDLTKMKAGDTIDMMQMAAVVACNIEA; this is encoded by the coding sequence ATGACTGAAGCAAAAGGATTAAAAGTACCTGTAAAATTAAAACCTCAATTGTCCGCTTTATTGGGCGAAAGCGAATTACCCCGCACTGAGATCACCAAAAAATTGTGGGATTATATTAAAGCTAACAAACTTCAAACCAAAACCAAAAATGGCAAACCCGAAAACGCCGGCAAGTTTATTGTGGCCGACGACAAATTATTGCCTATTTTTACCAATACCAAATCTACCAGCAAATCGGGTACCGTTACCGATTTAACTAAAATGAAAGCTGGAGACACAATTGACATGATGCAAATGGCCGCTGTAGTGGCCTGCAATATTGAGGCTTAA